The nucleotide window CATTGACCGCGAAATGGTTTTCTTGCGGGAAGTGCTGGAATCAAAAGAATTTACCGGTTCAAAATCCCCGCTGACCCTGGCCCTTGGCAAGGATATTCACGGCGGCACCCGCGTGGCCGACCTGGCCAAGATGCCGCATTTGCTTGTGGCCGGGGCCACCGGCGCAGGCAAGTCCGTGGGCATCAACGGCTTTTTGCTGAGTCTTCTGTTCAAGGCCGGGCCCGAAGACGTCAAGCTGCTTCTGGTGGACCCCAAGCGTATCGAGCTGGCGCCGTATGCCGAACTGCCGCACCTGGTTCATCCCGTGGTCACGGACATGAATTTGGCCAAGTCCGCCCTGGAGTGGGCGGTATTCGAAATGGACTGCCGCTACCAGAAGATGGCCAAGCTCGGCGTGCGCAACATCGAGGGCTACAACAAGAAGCTCAAGGAACTGGGCGAGCCGCTCCCCGAAGAATTCGAAGAGATGAAGCCCATGCCGTATCTGGTCATCATCATTGATGAACTCGCAGACCTCATGATGACGGCCGCCAAGGATGTGGAGCAGTGCATCGTCCGGCTTGCCCAGCTCGCTCGCGCCGCCGGCATCCACATGATACTGGCCACCCAGCGCCCCAGCGTGGACGTGGTCACAGGGTTGATCAAGGCCAACTTCCCCACGCGCATCTCCTTTTTCGTGACCTCCAAGTTCGACTCGAGGACCATCCTCGACGCCGTGGGCGCGGAACGGTTGCTCGGTCGGGGCGACATGCTGTTCAAGCCGAGCGGCGGCAAGCTGAAACGGATGCATGGGGCGTACGTGGACGAGACGGAAATTGCGCATGTCGTGGACTTCTGGAAGAACGCGGTGCCTCAGGAATTCGACCTCGACTTCACCGAGTGGAAGCAGGAAGCGAATAACGGTGGACCTTCCGGCGAAGTGGGCGAGTCCGATGATCCCGTGTACAACGAGGCGGTACAGTTCGTGCTTTCACAGGGCAAGGCCTCGATTTCGCTTTTGCAACGACGCTTTCGAATCGGCTTCAATCGAGCCGCCCGGTTTATCGAGCAGATGGAAATGGACGGCATACTCGGTCCGCAGGAGGGCAGCAAGCCCCGTCAGGTCATCAAGCCGGAATAATGGAGTAGAAAATGATGAAAAAGATATATTTCCCCCTGATCGCACTGTGCGCAATCCTGTTCATGGCGACCGTCTCCCCGGCCGCCGACCCCGTACCGACTGAGGATCTGCCGGACCTGATCCAGCAACGCTATGAGACGCTGAAGACGTTCCAGGCCGATTTCGAGCAGGAATTGACCAACGTGGCCAGCGGTGAGGTGGAAACGCGTCGGGGCAGAATCTGGTACAAGCAGCCTTCACAGGTCCGTTGGGAGACCACGGAGCCCATGAACGAACTGCTGGTGGTCGGTCCCGAATACGCTTGGGATTACATTGCGGATGAGGAAATAGCCCTCAAGTACGGTGTCGCAACCCTCCTTGATTCAAAGACTATTCTTCGCTTCATCTCCGGCCAGGCCAATATCAAGGAAGATTTTGTGGTCAAGACCGAGTGGCAGGGTGCGGATGAGGTCCGGGCCAAGTGGGGAAAGGGCTTCACCGTGCTCCAGCTGATTCCCAAGGAAGCCGAGCCGGGCATGGTCCTGGCCTTTGTCGGCGTAGAGCCCGATACCGGTCTGCTCAGGCAGGTGATGATCGTGGATTTCTACGGCAACGGCAATGAGCTGCGGCTGTCCAACGTGGAAACCGACGTGGACCTGGCCGCATCGATGTTCACCTTCGAGCCCCCGGCCGGCGTTACCGTCGAGGACAACACTGAAGGCTTCTAGGCCAGTTTGACGGCCTTCTTCAGGGCCAGCACTTCCTTCTCGTTCAGTTCGCGGAATTGGCCGTGCTTGAGGTTGCCCAGTGAGATG belongs to Pseudodesulfovibrio portus and includes:
- a CDS encoding LolA family protein — its product is MMKKIYFPLIALCAILFMATVSPAADPVPTEDLPDLIQQRYETLKTFQADFEQELTNVASGEVETRRGRIWYKQPSQVRWETTEPMNELLVVGPEYAWDYIADEEIALKYGVATLLDSKTILRFISGQANIKEDFVVKTEWQGADEVRAKWGKGFTVLQLIPKEAEPGMVLAFVGVEPDTGLLRQVMIVDFYGNGNELRLSNVETDVDLAASMFTFEPPAGVTVEDNTEGF
- a CDS encoding DNA translocase FtsK, whose amino-acid sequence is MVKRRNTVAPKEKGKGRRTEFVGLFFLFLSAFFFLSVLSFSPSDPSFNQAVTPGQAVQNVVGRAGSYCAGFLVDIFGMGAVFWPVYFLYIGLTRFVSRMKLSFVRWLGVAGLFIAFEAWAMHPWFSNVPDDAYGLIGGGYFGRDIITRYTMPYLRPVGTFLLWAFVTIISLQGVLGFTWTSVWNRLVALWERYREGAILRSEARSERKAAKRVEKGEDPEAIEEDMGLQFVDLGDEPAKPAAPKPKAKPKPANKAVSRPPMMSGDLPDTALLSVPAGRKTSQTPAVLQPLADRLKECLNDFNVQGEIQQVVPGPVVTMFEFKPAPGIKVSKIENLTDDIALALRAESVRIEAPIPGKDSVGIEIPNIDREMVFLREVLESKEFTGSKSPLTLALGKDIHGGTRVADLAKMPHLLVAGATGAGKSVGINGFLLSLLFKAGPEDVKLLLVDPKRIELAPYAELPHLVHPVVTDMNLAKSALEWAVFEMDCRYQKMAKLGVRNIEGYNKKLKELGEPLPEEFEEMKPMPYLVIIIDELADLMMTAAKDVEQCIVRLAQLARAAGIHMILATQRPSVDVVTGLIKANFPTRISFFVTSKFDSRTILDAVGAERLLGRGDMLFKPSGGKLKRMHGAYVDETEIAHVVDFWKNAVPQEFDLDFTEWKQEANNGGPSGEVGESDDPVYNEAVQFVLSQGKASISLLQRRFRIGFNRAARFIEQMEMDGILGPQEGSKPRQVIKPE